A genome region from Celeribacter baekdonensis includes the following:
- a CDS encoding LysR substrate-binding domain-containing protein — translation MQHSMRGRFAQTVVSLVRHGLGVALIDRFSVAEVYMPGIVRRPLKEASCIRSYVVKKQGRVLSSFAEYAITQFRKELVLAATEPLSS, via the coding sequence ATGCAGCACAGTATGCGTGGGCGCTTCGCCCAAACCGTTGTCAGTCTCGTGCGCCATGGTCTTGGCGTTGCGTTGATCGACCGCTTTTCTGTTGCCGAAGTGTACATGCCAGGAATCGTGCGCCGCCCTCTGAAGGAGGCCAGTTGCATACGCAGCTACGTGGTCAAAAAGCAGGGGCGCGTTTTATCCAGCTTTGCCGAATACGCGATAACACAGTTTCGCAAAGAACTGGTGCTCGCAGCGACTGAGCCGCTAAGCTCCTAA
- a CDS encoding tripartite tricarboxylate transporter TctB family protein → MPNTGTALSGKGGVSIHSRQTLGGEMQDHVHHHDSTRDGSSDATPGGIVDKRRPGELVFTACLVIFSGVLLWNAYGISGFEALSGAGSVPMATAAVMLISVVIVFWRTVKLSKTEDETVMEDITPPLVIILALFLVAYGILLKPLGFLPTSALFLIASIKLLSKRSWGFTLLVSLGSLLAIYLVFRIVFTVLMPAGIVPEAEMLQLLRNLFKGGA, encoded by the coding sequence TTGCCGAACACTGGCACCGCCCTTTCCGGTAAGGGCGGTGTTTCAATTCACAGCAGACAAACTCTTGGAGGAGAGATGCAAGATCACGTTCATCATCATGACTCGACACGGGACGGTTCATCTGACGCCACCCCTGGTGGCATCGTCGACAAACGTCGTCCTGGCGAGCTTGTCTTTACCGCATGTCTCGTGATCTTCAGCGGTGTTCTGCTGTGGAACGCCTATGGAATCTCCGGCTTTGAGGCGCTGTCCGGCGCGGGCTCTGTCCCCATGGCCACAGCGGCCGTGATGCTGATCAGTGTGGTGATTGTCTTTTGGCGCACTGTAAAACTGTCGAAAACAGAAGACGAAACCGTGATGGAAGACATCACGCCCCCGCTCGTTATCATCCTTGCCCTGTTTCTCGTCGCCTATGGCATCCTCTTGAAACCGCTTGGATTTTTGCCAACATCTGCGCTCTTCCTCATCGCGTCGATCAAACTTCTCTCCAAACGTAGCTGGGGCTTCACCCTGCTCGTCTCGCTGGGCAGCCTGCTCGCGATCTATTTGGTGTTCCGCATCGTGTTCACCGTGCTGATGCCCGCAGGCATCGTTCCCGAGGCTGAAATGCTTCAGCTGTTGCGCAATCTTTTTAAAGGAGGTGCATGA
- a CDS encoding tripartite tricarboxylate transporter permease, whose amino-acid sequence MDAFMAFLTIFTHPELLLLVGVGTFAGVYVGAIPGLSVTMAVSILISFTFSWDVLPAISLMIGIYMGGVYGGSRTAILLNIPGAPSAIATAMDGYPMAQRGEAGEAIGTTTVMSFFGGLVGIVVLAVLAPVVSDFALKFQPRDYMLLAVLGILLVGSLSSGSLVKGIFAGALGIAIGAVGMDPLTFTERFTFDIPLMRGGINFIAVMIGMFGVSEALMQLHHVDTPAIRQKINRIVPSFGTIRKHLPLSLQTSTIGVLIGALPGTGGDIAALMAYDHAKRVTKNPSRPFGEGAIEGLVAPETANNAAVGGAFIPMMTLGIPGDAVTAIMIGALFIHGLNPGPMLMVEQPDMFWFIVGALVMANFFMLLFGLTGIKLFTKIVEMPRAVLIPLILLLSIVGAYAVNNSITDVYWMLGFGVFGYFMRHYGYPLGPVILGVILSRLLDDNWRRAIISEREDLGRFFHGILTSPLSLVLFVAVILIFVSQTPLWTKFRKKETASK is encoded by the coding sequence ATGGACGCGTTCATGGCATTTCTGACGATTTTCACCCATCCTGAGCTGTTGTTGCTGGTTGGCGTGGGCACCTTCGCTGGCGTTTACGTCGGCGCGATCCCCGGCCTGTCTGTGACCATGGCCGTGTCGATCCTCATTTCCTTCACCTTCTCATGGGATGTTTTACCCGCGATTTCGCTGATGATCGGCATCTATATGGGCGGCGTGTACGGCGGCTCGCGCACGGCAATCCTATTGAATATCCCCGGCGCGCCCTCCGCCATCGCCACCGCGATGGACGGCTATCCCATGGCGCAGCGCGGCGAAGCCGGTGAAGCCATCGGAACCACCACTGTCATGTCATTTTTCGGTGGTTTGGTCGGGATCGTTGTGCTGGCCGTCCTGGCCCCGGTTGTCTCGGATTTCGCTCTTAAATTCCAACCGCGTGATTATATGCTCTTGGCCGTTCTCGGAATTTTGCTGGTCGGCTCTTTGTCCTCTGGGTCGTTAGTCAAAGGCATCTTTGCCGGCGCTCTTGGGATTGCCATTGGCGCGGTCGGCATGGACCCGTTGACCTTTACCGAACGTTTCACTTTTGACATCCCGTTGATGCGCGGTGGCATCAATTTTATCGCCGTGATGATCGGCATGTTTGGTGTCTCTGAGGCGCTGATGCAGTTGCATCACGTCGATACCCCCGCGATCCGCCAAAAAATCAACAGGATCGTTCCCTCCTTTGGCACGATCCGCAAACACTTGCCACTGTCACTTCAGACCTCGACCATCGGGGTTCTGATCGGCGCACTCCCCGGAACCGGCGGCGATATCGCGGCGCTGATGGCCTATGACCACGCCAAACGCGTCACCAAAAACCCGTCGCGTCCCTTTGGCGAAGGCGCGATTGAGGGTCTTGTGGCACCTGAAACCGCCAATAATGCCGCCGTGGGTGGCGCCTTTATCCCGATGATGACGCTCGGCATTCCGGGCGATGCGGTGACCGCGATCATGATCGGCGCACTGTTCATTCACGGGTTGAACCCCGGCCCGATGCTGATGGTCGAACAACCCGATATGTTCTGGTTCATCGTCGGCGCTTTGGTCATGGCCAACTTCTTTATGCTGCTGTTTGGCCTCACCGGCATCAAACTGTTCACCAAGATCGTCGAAATGCCGCGCGCGGTGTTGATCCCGTTGATCCTGCTCTTGTCCATCGTCGGGGCCTATGCCGTGAACAATTCGATCACCGATGTCTATTGGATGCTTGGCTTTGGTGTCTTCGGCTACTTCATGCGCCATTATGGCTATCCGCTTGGTCCCGTGATCCTCGGTGTGATCCTGTCGCGCCTTTTGGATGACAACTGGCGGCGCGCCATCATCTCTGAACGCGAAGATTTGGGTCGGTTTTTCCATGGCATCCTGACCAGCCCACTGTCGCTCGTGCTGTTTGTGGCCGTGATCCTGATCTTTGTATCGCAAACCCCGCTTTGGACCAAATTCCGCAAGAAAGAGACCGCTTCAAAATGA
- a CDS encoding shikimate dehydrogenase family protein, translating to MSAPDILLGLIGDNIAASRSPRLHELCGAQNGKHVRYDRLVPHDIGASWEVIFAGLAAKGYRGTNVTYPYKEKVVAKVEIDDPLVRAIGAVNTAIFEGGHAKGFNTDYSGFVAAYTRQRGENPTGITLMIGTGGVGRAVAFGLIALGAAEIRLVDMDRSKAEALAADLRNAAPDTTVTVFDSAVEAAKGAAGLINCTPVGMVGKEGTPLPATAMEGGEWAFDAVYTPVETEFLTDAAARGLDIISGWELFFFQGVHAWGLFTDLPLDQDRLRQDLLS from the coding sequence ATGAGTGCTCCCGACATCCTCCTCGGCCTGATTGGTGACAATATCGCCGCCTCCCGCTCCCCGCGTCTGCATGAGCTCTGCGGCGCACAAAACGGCAAACATGTCCGCTATGACCGGCTTGTTCCGCATGACATCGGTGCAAGTTGGGAGGTGATTTTCGCGGGGCTGGCGGCCAAGGGCTATCGCGGCACCAATGTGACCTATCCCTACAAGGAAAAGGTTGTGGCCAAAGTCGAGATCGACGATCCGCTGGTGCGGGCCATCGGCGCGGTCAATACCGCGATTTTCGAGGGCGGCCATGCCAAAGGCTTTAACACCGACTATTCCGGCTTTGTTGCCGCCTACACACGCCAGCGCGGCGAGAATCCAACAGGGATCACGCTGATGATCGGCACCGGCGGTGTTGGTCGCGCCGTGGCCTTTGGCCTCATTGCCCTTGGTGCGGCTGAAATCCGTCTGGTCGATATGGACCGCAGCAAAGCCGAGGCCCTTGCCGCCGATCTGCGCAACGCCGCGCCCGACACCACGGTCACGGTTTTTGACAGCGCAGTTGAGGCTGCCAAAGGGGCCGCCGGTTTGATCAATTGCACGCCCGTTGGTATGGTCGGCAAAGAGGGAACCCCCCTGCCCGCCACGGCGATGGAGGGGGGCGAATGGGCCTTTGATGCGGTTTACACACCTGTCGAGACCGAATTTTTGACCGATGCCGCGGCCCGTGGCCTCGACATCATCTCGGGCTGGGAATTGTTCTTTTTCCAAGGCGTTCATGCCTGGGGGCTGTTCACCGACCTACCGCTTGACCAAGACCGCCTGCGCCAAGATCTTTTGTCCTAA
- a CDS encoding bifunctional sugar phosphate isomerase/epimerase/4-hydroxyphenylpyruvate dioxygenase family protein: MKTSIATVSVSGDLREKLDAIAAAGFDGIEIFEQDFIAFDGSPRDVGNMIRDHGLEISLFQPFRDFEGLPEPLRAKAFDRAERKFDLMQELGTDLVLVCSSCHPQALGGIDRAAADFHALGERAAKRGLRVGYEALCWGKHVNDHRDAWEIVRRADHPNIGVILDSFHTLARKISPDSIRSIPGNKIFFVQMADAPMIDMDLLYWSRHFRNMPGEGDLDVTGFTRAVMAAGYTGPISLEIFNDHFRGSNTKQVANDGYRSLIALMDDVHRAEPGLKLDLPSLPQRVKPEGVSFIEFASRGKEAETLGELLKTLGFAHAATHRNKAVTLWQQGDIRLVVNEETDGHAAHAYNARGTTVCDLGILVNSAQDVITRATATGAQSFSQDLDIGELDIPAIRGLGGSVMHFIDKETGLDRVWEVEFRAEEAPDLTGVGLMHIDHIAQTMSYEDMLSWTLFYTAIFDVEKSPMVDVIDPDGLVRSQVIETRDGAFRITLNGADTHRTLAGRFLADTFGASVQHIALATADIFDTAARLAERGFAPLPISPNYYDDLAARFDFPPGLLEKMKAAHVLYDRDETGEFFQLYSGSFAGGLFFEILQRGSYMGFGAPNAPFRIAAQKRRLRPKGMPLR, from the coding sequence ATGAAAACCTCGATTGCGACCGTTTCTGTTTCCGGCGATTTGCGCGAAAAACTCGACGCCATTGCGGCGGCAGGCTTTGATGGGATCGAGATTTTCGAACAAGACTTCATCGCCTTTGACGGCAGCCCACGCGATGTGGGAAATATGATCCGCGATCACGGGTTGGAGATTTCGCTGTTCCAACCCTTTCGCGATTTCGAGGGCCTACCCGAACCGCTACGCGCCAAGGCCTTTGACCGGGCCGAACGCAAATTCGACCTCATGCAGGAGCTTGGCACCGACTTGGTGCTGGTCTGTTCATCGTGCCATCCGCAGGCTTTGGGCGGGATTGACCGCGCCGCAGCCGATTTTCACGCGCTGGGTGAACGGGCTGCCAAACGCGGTTTGCGTGTCGGCTATGAGGCGCTGTGTTGGGGCAAACATGTGAACGATCATCGCGACGCATGGGAAATCGTGCGCCGGGCTGATCATCCGAACATCGGTGTCATCCTCGACAGTTTTCACACCCTGGCCCGCAAAATTTCGCCCGACAGCATTCGGTCGATCCCCGGCAACAAAATCTTTTTCGTTCAGATGGCCGATGCGCCGATGATCGACATGGATCTGCTCTATTGGTCGCGCCATTTCCGCAATATGCCCGGCGAGGGTGATCTTGATGTGACGGGCTTCACCCGCGCCGTCATGGCAGCGGGGTATACGGGGCCGATTTCTCTGGAGATTTTCAACGATCATTTCCGTGGCTCCAACACCAAACAAGTTGCCAATGATGGGTATCGCTCGCTCATCGCCCTGATGGATGATGTGCATCGCGCCGAACCCGGTCTCAAACTCGATCTGCCCAGCCTGCCCCAACGCGTGAAGCCCGAAGGCGTGTCCTTCATCGAATTCGCCTCCCGTGGCAAAGAGGCCGAAACCCTGGGCGAGCTGCTCAAAACGCTCGGGTTTGCCCACGCCGCCACCCATCGCAACAAAGCCGTCACACTGTGGCAACAGGGCGACATCCGCCTTGTCGTCAACGAGGAAACCGACGGCCATGCTGCCCATGCCTATAACGCGCGGGGCACGACCGTTTGCGATCTTGGCATCTTGGTCAACTCCGCACAGGACGTGATCACCCGCGCCACAGCCACGGGGGCACAGAGTTTTTCCCAAGACCTCGACATTGGCGAATTGGACATTCCGGCGATCCGGGGCCTTGGCGGCTCCGTGATGCATTTCATCGACAAAGAGACGGGTCTGGATCGGGTCTGGGAGGTGGAATTTAGGGCCGAAGAGGCGCCCGATTTGACCGGGGTCGGTCTGATGCATATCGACCATATCGCCCAGACGATGAGCTATGAGGATATGCTGAGTTGGACCCTGTTCTACACCGCCATTTTTGATGTCGAGAAAAGTCCGATGGTCGATGTCATCGACCCGGACGGGTTGGTGCGATCACAGGTGATCGAAACCCGCGATGGGGCATTTCGGATCACCCTCAACGGCGCGGACACGCATCGCACTTTGGCGGGGCGGTTTCTGGCCGATACCTTTGGCGCTTCGGTGCAACACATCGCGCTGGCAACGGCTGATATTTTTGACACCGCCGCGAGATTGGCAGAGCGCGGCTTTGCGCCCCTGCCGATTTCCCCCAACTATTACGACGATCTCGCCGCACGGTTCGATTTCCCGCCGGGCCTTCTTGAAAAAATGAAAGCCGCGCATGTGCTCTATGATCGCGATGAGACAGGCGAGTTCTTTCAGCTCTATTCCGGCAGTTTCGCCGGTGGGTTGTTCTTTGAAATCCTTCAACGTGGAAGCTACATGGGATTTGGCGCGCCGAACGCGCCGTTCCGTATTGCCGCCCAAAAACGGCGCCTGCGCCCCAAAGGTATGCCGTTGCGCTGA
- a CDS encoding SDR family NAD(P)-dependent oxidoreductase, which produces MRIMLTGGSEGIGGATLRQMAREAQAAGTPAKIVTTASGRNPAPAALIADLENDGAEVLFLTGDLGDATVARDIAAKALGFLGGLDVFVSNAGAGKPAPLAEQSLEEWDRMFNLNVRSTFVLAQAFYPALKASKGTIVVVASMSGMQAHLGQAAYAPAKAAVISLVENLAMEWASDGIRVNAVAPGMIRTPLTAAIYAKEGLEQARAQRVPLGRVGRPEDIAAIVAFLAGDGAAYVTGQTLLADGGVSATGLNNLPS; this is translated from the coding sequence ATGCGGATTATGTTGACAGGTGGAAGCGAAGGTATTGGTGGCGCGACATTGCGCCAAATGGCACGGGAGGCGCAGGCTGCGGGCACGCCTGCAAAGATTGTGACAACGGCATCGGGGCGCAATCCCGCCCCCGCAGCACTGATTGCCGATCTTGAAAATGACGGGGCCGAGGTTTTGTTTTTGACCGGAGATTTGGGTGATGCCACTGTCGCGCGCGATATTGCGGCAAAGGCGCTTGGGTTTTTGGGCGGGCTGGATGTGTTCGTCTCAAACGCCGGGGCCGGAAAACCCGCGCCTTTGGCCGAGCAATCGCTTGAGGAATGGGACCGTATGTTCAACCTCAATGTGCGTTCAACCTTCGTTCTGGCACAGGCGTTTTATCCCGCGCTCAAGGCGTCCAAGGGCACGATTGTCGTCGTCGCGTCGATGTCGGGGATGCAAGCGCATTTGGGGCAGGCGGCCTATGCCCCCGCCAAGGCAGCGGTAATTTCACTGGTGGAAAATCTGGCGATGGAATGGGCGTCCGATGGCATTCGGGTCAATGCGGTGGCCCCGGGGATGATCCGCACGCCTCTGACGGCGGCAATCTATGCCAAGGAAGGGTTGGAGCAAGCCCGCGCGCAAAGAGTGCCTTTGGGCCGGGTTGGGCGGCCTGAAGACATCGCCGCCATCGTCGCCTTTTTGGCCGGGGACGGTGCCGCCTATGTCACAGGCCAGACCCTTTTGGCCGATGGCGGCGTGTCGGCGACAGGGCTGAACAACCTGCCGAGCTGA
- a CDS encoding SDR family NAD(P)-dependent oxidoreductase: MNFTGKTVVITGGAAGIGWASATLFAARGARVALLDLNGDLAQHRAAELGPDHIGLGVDVTNEQAVILALSQIGQIDILVNNAGLGDVNTATVDQTLAHVRRLLDIHLAGSFLMSREVARGMIDKGCGGAIVNLASIAALTGLPRRNAYGAAKAGLVAMTKSMAAEWGRQSIRVNAVAPGYVATELVRGLIRDGLLAEDKILKRTPLGRMIDPSEIGEAIAFLASDAASAITGTVLSVDAGWMAYGAADDL; this comes from the coding sequence ATGAATTTCACAGGCAAGACGGTTGTGATCACCGGGGGCGCGGCCGGTATCGGTTGGGCCAGCGCCACACTTTTCGCCGCGCGGGGTGCCCGTGTCGCACTGCTTGATCTAAACGGCGATCTGGCCCAGCACCGCGCCGCAGAATTGGGACCGGATCATATTGGCCTTGGGGTCGATGTAACCAACGAGCAGGCGGTGATCTTGGCCTTGAGTCAGATCGGCCAGATCGACATTTTGGTCAACAACGCAGGTCTCGGCGACGTCAACACAGCCACGGTCGACCAAACCCTCGCCCATGTCCGGCGCTTGCTCGACATCCATCTTGCGGGCAGCTTTTTGATGAGCCGCGAAGTGGCACGGGGCATGATCGACAAAGGGTGCGGCGGGGCCATTGTCAACCTCGCCTCCATCGCAGCCCTCACTGGCTTACCCCGGCGCAATGCCTATGGCGCGGCCAAGGCGGGGCTTGTGGCGATGACAAAATCCATGGCCGCCGAATGGGGTCGTCAAAGTATTCGTGTCAACGCGGTGGCCCCAGGCTATGTCGCAACCGAGCTCGTGCGCGGATTGATCCGAGATGGGCTTTTGGCGGAAGACAAAATCCTCAAGCGCACCCCTTTGGGCCGGATGATCGACCCGTCTGAAATTGGCGAAGCGATTGCCTTTCTCGCCTCCGATGCCGCCTCTGCCATCACCGGCACCGTGCTTTCGGTCGATGCCGGTTGGATGGCCTATGGCGCCGCAGATGATCTTTAG
- a CDS encoding NIPSNAP family protein, producing the protein MIYELRVYDLKPGTGPEYLALLMRSGVKALTSHLPMAGYWLTDTGALNRLYHLWIYESLEERAAARVGFAANRDWTEGFVPYGFPLIVTQRNMMMTRLQGSAALDAAEAGRKTQHPNDAIGPLFAPGLQSLTFGNEVQSDQPLVARWRVISGETPGDTVTLWGGDPMATSQGATRHEILRPIAVSPLR; encoded by the coding sequence ATGATTTACGAGCTGCGGGTCTATGACCTCAAACCCGGCACCGGGCCAGAGTATTTGGCGTTGCTGATGCGTAGCGGGGTGAAGGCGCTGACCTCACATTTGCCGATGGCGGGATATTGGCTGACCGACACTGGCGCGCTCAACCGGCTTTACCATTTGTGGATTTACGAGAGTCTTGAAGAACGCGCCGCAGCGCGGGTCGGGTTTGCGGCGAATCGTGACTGGACCGAGGGGTTCGTGCCATATGGCTTTCCGCTCATCGTCACGCAGCGCAATATGATGATGACGCGATTGCAAGGCAGCGCAGCCTTGGACGCGGCAGAGGCGGGACGCAAAACCCAGCACCCGAATGACGCGATCGGCCCGCTGTTTGCGCCGGGTCTTCAAAGTCTGACTTTTGGCAATGAGGTGCAAAGCGATCAGCCCTTGGTCGCCCGCTGGCGGGTCATTTCCGGTGAAACACCGGGCGATACCGTCACGCTGTGGGGTGGCGATCCGATGGCCACATCACAAGGCGCGACGCGTCACGAAATCCTGCGCCCGATTGCGGTTTCCCCCCTGCGCTAA
- a CDS encoding helix-turn-helix domain-containing protein, which translates to MLISADQPIPRYYLYGDTLAEVELDFIHVEPIRDRSGANDWTIRAHAHPDHVQLLFVERGGGEIQIESQTYAIPVPAMVVVPVAMVHEIRFLPGTDGFVITAACSYAKATTQGDARFADALEHPAAYALAEGDPNCGTLRESFDWMRREYTWTAPGRRLAIKAQFERILVALMRLRLEVGAEETQRVDRDYDLLCRYREILETHFKSEKGLEFYASQLGVSIQRLNLACKARVGKTASQLLHERVVIEAKRCLIYMTMTVAEVGYDLGFEDPAYFSRFFSQRVGVPPGAYRETYQSERKKA; encoded by the coding sequence ATGCTGATCTCAGCAGATCAACCGATTCCGCGCTACTATCTTTACGGGGATACCCTTGCGGAGGTGGAACTTGACTTCATTCACGTTGAACCGATCCGCGATCGGTCCGGGGCCAATGATTGGACAATTCGCGCCCATGCCCACCCGGATCACGTCCAACTTTTGTTCGTGGAGCGGGGAGGCGGGGAGATTCAAATCGAATCCCAAACCTATGCAATCCCGGTGCCCGCAATGGTGGTCGTCCCGGTGGCGATGGTGCATGAAATCCGGTTTTTGCCGGGCACGGATGGCTTTGTGATCACCGCCGCGTGCAGCTACGCCAAGGCAACGACCCAAGGCGATGCCCGCTTTGCCGATGCTTTGGAACATCCCGCAGCCTATGCTTTGGCGGAGGGTGACCCAAATTGTGGCACCTTGCGCGAGAGTTTCGACTGGATGCGCCGCGAATATACGTGGACTGCGCCGGGGCGGCGCTTGGCGATCAAGGCCCAGTTCGAGCGTATCCTCGTGGCGCTGATGCGGTTGCGGCTTGAGGTCGGGGCCGAGGAAACCCAGCGCGTGGACCGTGATTATGATCTCCTGTGCAGATATCGCGAAATCTTAGAGACCCATTTCAAATCCGAGAAAGGGCTTGAATTTTATGCCTCTCAACTGGGTGTTTCCATCCAACGGCTCAATCTGGCCTGCAAAGCGCGGGTGGGCAAAACCGCCTCACAGCTTTTGCATGAGCGGGTGGTGATCGAGGCCAAGCGGTGTTTGATCTACATGACGATGACCGTGGCTGAGGTGGGATATGATCTTGGCTTCGAAGATCCGGCCTATTTTTCGCGTTTCTTTTCGCAACGTGTTGGGGTGCCGCCCGGCGCTTATCGTGAGACCTATCAATCAGAGCGGAAAAAGGCATGA
- a CDS encoding FAD-dependent oxidoreductase, translated as MQTRLRDGTECDVLVIGSGAGGMATAITAAKQGLDVIIIEKAPVFGGTTAFSGGVVWIPGNPNCPPGDIARAREYMKHETGNFYDESAVNAYLETGAEMLAFFERETEVKFSPSLYPDYHPEAPGGVDVGRSITATPYDTSALGENLKRLRPPLSTITFMGMMFNSSNADIKHFFNATKSITSFAYVAKRLAAHAAEVVRYGRGTHVTSGNALAARLAKSCFDLNIPIYTDSPARELLTEKGAVVGAKIKGQIGDVIVRARKGVVLAAGGFAHDIAKIRVAYPHLKRGGEHLSPVPEDNTGDGIDLGRTVGGQFEVRFPETSAWMPVSKVPTKTGFKPFPHLIDRYKPGIIGVLKSGKRFTNESASYHDVGAAMIKACEGETETACWLIADRPTIRKYGLGFAKPAPVPLTPYLKNGYLVSGKTLEDLARNAGIDAKGLVATVAAYNKDAVRGEDPEFGRGATSFNRYLADPDVRPNPCVAPITEGPFYALKLVMGDLGTFDGLATTVEGQVLDTQGTPIDGLYAVGNDRASIMGGNYPGAGITLGPALTFGYITGRHLAGVA; from the coding sequence ATGCAAACGCGTCTCAGGGATGGCACAGAATGCGATGTCCTTGTCATCGGGTCGGGGGCGGGTGGGATGGCCACCGCAATCACCGCCGCCAAACAAGGACTTGATGTCATCATCATCGAAAAAGCCCCCGTCTTTGGTGGGACAACCGCCTTTTCCGGGGGCGTTGTGTGGATACCCGGCAACCCCAATTGCCCGCCGGGCGACATCGCCCGAGCGCGCGAGTATATGAAACACGAGACCGGAAATTTTTATGATGAGAGCGCGGTGAATGCCTATCTCGAGACCGGTGCCGAAATGCTTGCATTTTTTGAACGCGAAACCGAGGTCAAATTCAGCCCCTCGCTCTATCCCGACTATCACCCGGAAGCACCCGGCGGGGTCGACGTAGGTCGCTCCATCACGGCAACGCCCTATGACACCAGCGCGTTGGGGGAAAACCTCAAACGCCTGCGCCCGCCGCTGTCGACCATCACCTTCATGGGCATGATGTTCAATTCCTCGAATGCCGACATCAAACATTTCTTTAACGCGACCAAAAGCATCACCTCTTTCGCCTATGTCGCCAAACGCCTTGCCGCCCATGCCGCCGAAGTGGTCCGCTATGGTCGCGGCACGCATGTGACCTCGGGCAATGCTTTGGCGGCGCGGCTGGCAAAAAGCTGTTTTGATCTGAACATTCCAATCTACACCGACAGCCCCGCGCGGGAACTTTTGACCGAGAAAGGTGCCGTTGTTGGCGCAAAGATCAAAGGCCAGATCGGTGATGTGATTGTGCGAGCACGCAAAGGCGTGGTCTTGGCCGCAGGTGGCTTTGCCCATGACATTGCGAAAATCCGTGTGGCCTATCCACATCTCAAACGCGGCGGCGAACATCTCTCGCCCGTACCCGAAGACAACACAGGCGACGGCATTGATCTTGGCCGCACTGTCGGGGGCCAGTTTGAGGTGCGGTTCCCGGAAACCTCCGCCTGGATGCCGGTCTCGAAAGTGCCAACAAAAACTGGGTTCAAACCCTTTCCACATCTGATTGATCGTTACAAACCGGGCATCATCGGCGTGTTGAAATCCGGCAAACGCTTTACCAATGAAAGTGCCAGCTATCACGATGTCGGTGCCGCGATGATCAAAGCCTGCGAAGGTGAAACAGAGACCGCGTGTTGGCTGATTGCAGACCGTCCGACGATCCGCAAATACGGTCTTGGCTTTGCCAAACCTGCCCCGGTGCCACTCACGCCCTATCTGAAGAATGGCTATCTTGTCTCGGGCAAGACGCTTGAGGACTTGGCTCGAAACGCAGGGATAGACGCCAAGGGGCTTGTGGCAACGGTGGCCGCCTATAACAAAGATGCTGTGCGCGGCGAGGACCCCGAATTTGGCCGCGGAGCGACCAGTTTCAACCGCTATCTTGCCGACCCCGACGTACGCCCAAACCCCTGTGTCGCGCCCATCACCGAGGGGCCATTTTATGCGCTCAAACTCGTCATGGGCGATTTGGGCACGTTTGACGGGCTGGCCACCACGGTCGAAGGCCAAGTGCTCGACACCCAAGGCACACCGATTGACGGGCTTTATGCGGTGGGCAATGACCGTGCCTCGATCATGGGCGGTAACTACCCCGGTGCGGGGATCACGCTCGGCCCGGCGCTGACCTTTGGTTACATCACGGGCCGTCATCTGGCGGGAGTGGCCTGA